The Bacteroidota bacterium genome includes the window GCGTCTACATGGGCAAGTCCCGTACGACCAGCTCCCTCTGAACCCCGTCAGGACCGGAAGGTAGCAGCGGTAGGAGGTTGTAGCGGTGCGATACGGTTCGCTTGCCCACTTTTTTTGCCCTCATTTTTTGTGCACCCGTTAGTGTACCACCAGGTGTAAAGCGCCCCCCGCATCACTTCTTTACAAAAACCTCATTTGCATTTGCCACAGCGCAATTTGACCTTGGAGAGACTGGACAAAACGATTTGTCCAGTTAGTTAAAAGTTGCTAGTTGAAGGTTTAAGGTTGCTCATTGTCTGAAGATCAGCCCTAAAACTTTCAACTTGTAACCAGTAACTTTAAACCTGCCGAAAACTAGTTTTCGGCCCACCATAAGTAGAACCATCCCGTTAGAGTAATGGACGTTTTTTTCTTGATGGCGCAGCCTGGTGCTGAACCCAACCCAATCGCCACTTTCCTGCCACTCGTCTTAATTTTTGTTGTTTTTTACTTCTTCATCATCCGTCCGCAGCGCAAAAAAGAAGATGAGCGCAAGTCGATGATCGAAGCAGTCAAGAAAGGCGACAAAGTGATCACTATTGGCGGGTTGTATGGCAATGTTACCCAGATCGACGAAAGCAGTCTGCTTGTTCAAGTAGACACCAATACAAAGCTTCGTGTCGAAAAGAACGCCATTGCACGCGTTGAGCAGAAGTAATCTTTCTGCCCGGTAGGTATAGCGCTGGCCAGAAGTGCTTTAACAAAAGCAGGGACATCATGTCCGCAACTGGCCGGCCAATGTGCCACCAACCAAGCATTTTTTCGCCCGGTTGCATCTGAGGGCAGTGTGATTTCACGTTTGAACCTGTTTGTATATCAAGGGTTAAACTGCCCACTTCTGTTAGTAACCGCGTAGCGACATATGTCAGCAAATCTTAAGAACACCGGGGCAGGTGAGAGTGGTAACCATTCAACGCACGAAGGCGTTGAATTCGACTCCATCGAATCTGCTATTACGGCAGTAAAGCAAGGCCGCCTTGTCATCGTAGTGGACGACGAAGACCGTGAAAACGAGGGCGACTTTATTGGTGCAGCTGAAGCCATCACCCCTGAGCTTGTAAATTTCATGGCCACCGAAGGGCGTGGCCTTATCTGCGTACCCATTACCCGGGAACGTACCGTTGAACTCGACCTCGACATGATGGCGAGCTCAAACACCTCGCTCCACGAGACGTCTTTCACCATTTCTGTAGACTATCGACTGGGCACAACTACGGGCATTTCTGCTGCTGATCGTGCAAAAACGATAGCTGCCCTGGCGGATCCTGCGACAAAGCCTTCAGACTTTGCCAAACCAGGCCATGTATTCCCGCTACGCTCCTTCGATGGCGGCGTCCTTCGTCGCGCCGGCCACACCGAAGCTGCCACAGACCTGGCCCGCATGGCCGGATTTCAGGAGGCAGGCGTACTCGTCGAAATCTTGAATGAAGACGGTAGCATGGCACGCGTACCGCAACTGCTGACGCTTGCCAAGCGCTTCGACATGCCTTTCATCACTATCAAGGACCTGATTGCCTACCGAATGCGCAATGAAGTGCTTGTTCGCAAGGTTATTGAAGTCGACATGCCCACAGCGTATGGCGAATTTAAGATGACGGCTTTTGAAGAACGGCTCACAGGCGACGTCCACCTTGCAATGCACAAAGGGACCTGGAAAGCTGATGAGCCCGTCCTTGTTCGTGTCCACTCGCAGTGCGTCACCGGCGACATCTTCGGCTCCATGCGCTGCGACTGTGGGGACCAACTTGTACACGCCTTGCAGCAGATAGAAAAAGAGGGTAGCGGTATGCTGCTCTACATGAAACAGGAAGGACGCGGCATTGGCCTGATCAACAAATTACGGGCCTACAAGCTCCAGCAGGAAGGCATGGATACGCTCGAGGCCAACCTCGCACTCGGATTTAAAGGGGACCATCGCGACTACGGGATCGGATGCCAGATTTTACGCGACATGAACATCAGCAAACTCCGCCTGATGACCAACAATCCCACAAAACGGGTAGGCCTTTCAGGATACGGCCTCGAGATTGTTGAGCGTGTGCCTATTGAAATCCCCCCAAATGCTGTAAACGAAGCGTATCTCAAAACCAAACGCGATCGGATGGGGCATATGATTTTGTCTGAAATGGGCGAACATGACCAGAACGCACTGGGTAAAATCCTGAAGTAGCCCTACCCTGTAGACCCAAAGCCTTCCC containing:
- the yajC gene encoding preprotein translocase subunit YajC, which codes for MDVFFLMAQPGAEPNPIATFLPLVLIFVVFYFFIIRPQRKKEDERKSMIEAVKKGDKVITIGGLYGNVTQIDESSLLVQVDTNTKLRVEKNAIARVEQK
- a CDS encoding bifunctional 3,4-dihydroxy-2-butanone-4-phosphate synthase/GTP cyclohydrolase II, whose protein sequence is MSANLKNTGAGESGNHSTHEGVEFDSIESAITAVKQGRLVIVVDDEDRENEGDFIGAAEAITPELVNFMATEGRGLICVPITRERTVELDLDMMASSNTSLHETSFTISVDYRLGTTTGISAADRAKTIAALADPATKPSDFAKPGHVFPLRSFDGGVLRRAGHTEAATDLARMAGFQEAGVLVEILNEDGSMARVPQLLTLAKRFDMPFITIKDLIAYRMRNEVLVRKVIEVDMPTAYGEFKMTAFEERLTGDVHLAMHKGTWKADEPVLVRVHSQCVTGDIFGSMRCDCGDQLVHALQQIEKEGSGMLLYMKQEGRGIGLINKLRAYKLQQEGMDTLEANLALGFKGDHRDYGIGCQILRDMNISKLRLMTNNPTKRVGLSGYGLEIVERVPIEIPPNAVNEAYLKTKRDRMGHMILSEMGEHDQNALGKILK